TACGGTCATGAATCACACACCCCTTATTAGCAATCTGCATTACCACATCTAAATCGGCAACACGTTGTGACACAGATATCAAGTTGCATTTCAGTCCTGGCACAAACAGGACATTTCTCAGttcaaactcatcatcaaaaCTCACTGTTCCCTTTTCTTTTGCCAAACTATTTTCTCCATTTGGCAACCCTATTGTACATGGCAGTATATATTTTCGGTTTAACAACAAATCACTAAAACATGTCATGTGATTTGTAGCTCCAGTGTCTATGACCCAATCAAGTGAGAGAGACTTACCACTGAGACGAGGTGTGTTTCCCTTACTGCTCTCAAGGAGTTTGACGAGTGTTCCCCATTGCTCGTTTGTTAGCCCTGTATAGCCACTCCTCTCAGCTTCCCCACTCGTCTCGGCTCCATCTTGTGCAACCATCACGTTTGCACGAGCCATTCCGCCACGTCCTCTTCCGTTTCCTTGGCGACCTCCTCCTCGTGCAAATCCTCCAATGCCTCGAGGTCGCTCACTCCACCACTCTGGATACCCGATCACTTGAAAACAAGTATCCACTGTGTGTCCAGATTTCTTACATACTGAACACACCAtctttcccttttcttctttaccacCCATGTGGTTTTCTCCTCGAACTGCGAATGCTACTTGTGTGTTCTCTTGTTCTCTTCCTCTCATGACAATGCTCACTTGCTCCACTGACTTCACTTTTGAGTACACTTGATTCATGTTTGGAAGAGGATCAGTGCTGATGATCGAAGTTCTCACTCCTCCATATAAAGCCGTGTCAAGTCCAAGGAAGAATTGATGGATTCGAtcatcctctctcttcttctccagttCGACATTGATGTTGCAGGAGCATCCTCCACACTTGCAAGATATGACCTTGTCATAATTAGCCAGATCTTCCCACAACATCTGCAGCTTCCCATAGTATTCAATCACACTCATATTTCCTTGGCAGCAATAAGCAAGTTCCGTCTTAATCTCTTGAATTCTTGGTCCATTTCCTTCAGAGAAACGATCTTTTATCTCCATCCAAAGCTCCTTTGGATCTTCCTTGTTTGCCAGAGTTCTTCTCACCTTTGGATATATTGTGTTGAGAATCCAAAGTGCTACCATCGACTTGCCGATAACCAATCTTCATAGTCGGCTTCATCTTCACCCGGTTTTGAGACGGTTCCGTCAACAAAACCGTACTTCTTCTTGACTCGCAGTGCAGTCCG
The Camelina sativa cultivar DH55 chromosome 6, Cs, whole genome shotgun sequence genome window above contains:
- the LOC104698950 gene encoding uncharacterized protein LOC104698950, with the protein product MSEETKAIMKTEGSKAAVSAFQLASTENPGAIIAQVQFNGENFDEWAQAMRTALRVKKKYGFVDGTVSKPGEDEADYEDWLSEDPKELWMEIKDRFSEGNGPRIQEIKTELAYCCQGNMSVIEYYGKLQMLWEDLANYDKVISCKCGGCSCNINVELEKKREDDRIHQFFLGLDTALYGGVRTSIISTDPLPNMNQVYSKVKSVEQVSIVMRGREQENTQVAFAVRGENHMGGKEEKGKMVCSVCKKSGHTVDTCFQVIGYPEWWSERPRGIGGFARGGGRQGNGRGRGGMARANVMVAQDGAETSGEAERSGYTGLTNEQWGTLVKLLESSKGNTPRLSGKSLSLDWVIDTGATNHMTCFSDLLLNRKYILPCTIGLPNGENSLAKEKGTVSFDDEFELRNVLFVPGLKCNLISVSQRVADLDVVMQIANKGCVIHDRITRSVTGAGELKNGLYFFRRLREFRVLHLNKDGAEDLWHKRLGHPSNGVFDLLPVVGSRNKDFSVCDICLKAKHCREVFHTSDNKSDGVFDMIHVDLWGPYRRPTLCNSYYFLTIVDDFSRGVWVYLL